CTGATCCTCGCCGGCTGCGCGCGGGGAGCCATGCTCGCGTGGTAAATTAGTCCGTCCAGAGACATACGAAAACAAGACGCCATGACCACCCCGCTGTTCCCGCCCCCGTCCGCCCCGCTGGTTCCCATCGCCGGCAGCACCCAGGCCTTTCCGGTGCACCGCATCTACTGCGTAGGACGCAACTACGAGGACCACGCGAAGGAAATGGGGTTTACCGGACGCGAACCGCCATTCTTCTTCATGAAGCCTGCCGATGCCGTGCTGGTGGCCAGCGGCGATACACCCACGCCCCTGCCCTATCCCACGCTCACGGAGAACCTGCATCATGAAGTGGAACTGGTGGTGGCCATCGGCAAGGGCGGCAGCAACATCCCCGCCGCCGAAGCCATGAAACATGTGTATGGCTACGCCGTCGGCCTGGACATGACGCGGCGCGACCTGCAGAACGCAATGAAGAAGGACGGCCGTCCGTGGTGCATCGGCAAGGGCTTCGACGCCTCCGCCCCGATCGGTGCGATTGTTCCTGCTGCCGAGGCTGGCAACGTGGCGCAAGCCGGCATCAGCCTCACGGTGAATGGCGAAACGCGCCAGAACAGCACGGTCGGCAAGCTGATCTGGAGCATTGCCGAAACGATCGAGCACCTGAGCCGCGCCTGGGCCTTGCAGCCCGGCGATCTGATCTACACCGGCACACCGGAAGGCGTGGGCGCCGTGGTGCGCGGCGACGTGCTGGAAGCCCGCATCGACGGCCTGCCCCCGGTCCACCTGCGCGTTGCCTGACCCTTTCCGGATCACCTGCCGTGTTCACTCCGACCCATCAGCCACCCCGCACCCAGACCCTGTACTGCCGCCACTGCGGCCATGCCACCGAGGAGCGCGTGCCGCCGGACGACATCACGGCGCGCAGCGTGTGTCCGGCCTGCGGAACCATCCATTACGTGAACCCGCTGGTCGTGGTGGGTACGGTGCCCTTCCTGGGCGACAAGGTGTTGCTGTGCAAGCGCAACATCGAGCCACGCAAGGGCAAGTGGACGCTGCCGGCCGGTTTCATGGAGCTCAACGAGACCACCGCGGAAGGCGCCGGGCGCGAGACGGTGGAGGAAGCCGGCGCGGAATTCGACATGGGCGCACTGTTCGGCGTGATGAACGTACCGCGCGTGGGCCAGGTGCATGTTTTCTACCTGTGCCAGCTGCACCACGACCGGTTCGAACCCGGCACCGAAACCATGGAAGCGCGCCTATTTGCCGAAGAGGAAATCCCCTGGGACGAGATTGCCTTTCTCACGGTGCGCCACATGCTGCAGGCCTATTTCGAGGACCGCCGGCGCGGTGTCTTCGACGTGCACACCATGGATTTTTCGGTGAAGGATTTTCCGCCCGATCGCAAGCCGGCCGGCTGATGCCGCCGGCAATGCTTCACAGCTTTTTCTGCATCATCACGGCCGTGCCCCAGGCGGGGTCGAGCGCATAGGGGGCAAAGCCCTCACGCTGGTACAGGCGCATGGCCGGCCGGTTGCCCTCGAGCACTTCGAGCGTGAGCTTGCAGGCCCCGCGCCGGCGCGCTTCCTGCTCCACCAGGGCGAGCATGGACTGGGCCACACCCTGGCCACGATACGCCTGCAGCACCGCCACATCGTGCACATTGACCAGCGGACGCGCGGCGAAGGTGGAGAAGCCCTCGAAACAGTTGATCAGGCCGATGGCACGCGGGCTGCCTGCTGCCGACGCATCCCAGGCCAGCACGCTGAAGGCATCAGGACGGCGGGCCATGGCAGCGACCAGGCCTTGCTTGACCGTTTCCGTCAGCCCTTTGCCGCCGCCTGCGGGATCGCGCGCGTAGGCATCCAGCACATCGACCACGGCCTGGGCATGGACCGGGTTCCCGTAGTCGGCCAGCGCCACCCAAAATGCCGGCTCCTGTCTTGCAGCGCCGCCGCGCTCCGCCGAGAAGGCCGGGGACGCAGCCGAATCCCGTTCCAGCGTCATGCCGCAGGCACCGTGTCGGCAATCAATTTCGCCCAGCTATCGGCCAGCGCCTTCTCGCGGGCCTCCACCATCACGCGCAGCACCGGCTCGGTGCCGCTGGCGCGGATCAGTACACGACCGTCGCTGCCCAGTGCCGTTTCGGCATCGTTGATGGCCTGCTGCAGCGAAGCGCTGTGCTGCCACGGCGTGCCGGGCGCCATGCGCACGTTGATCATGGTCTGCGGGAACAGGCTGGCATCCTGCAGCAACTCGGCCATGGTCTGGCGGCTGCGGGCCACCGCCTGCAGCACCTGCAGCGCACTGACCAGACCGTCACCGGTGCTGTGCTCATCCAGCACCAGAATGTGGCCGGAGCTTTCGCCGCCGATCAGCCAGCCGCGCTTCTGCAGCTCTTCCAGCACGTAGCGGTCGCCCACCTTGGCGCGCACCAGATCCACGCCCTTCTCATTGAGCGCCTGCTCGATCGCCATGTTGGTCATCAGCGTGCCGACCACGCCTTCCACCACGCGGCCCTGGGCCACGCGGTCCATGGCCAGCAGGTAGACCAGTTCGTCGCCATTGAACAGGCGTCCGCTGGCGTCCACCATCTGCAGGCGGTCGGCATCGCCGTCGAGTGCCACACCGTAGTCGGCACGATGCTGCTTGACGGCTTCGACCAGTGCCTCCGGATGCGTGGCACCACAGCCCTTGTTGATGTTCAGGCCATCGGGCTGGCAGCCAATGGAAATCACTTCCGCACCCAGTTCATGGAACACCATGGGCGCAATCTGGTAAGCCGCACCATGGGCGGCATCCACCACGATGCGCAGGCCATGCAGGCTCAGGTCATTGGCAAAGCTGCCCTTGCAGAATTCGACGTAGCGGCCGGCAGCGTCCTTCAGGCGCCAGGTCTTGCCCAGCTTCTCGGGCTCGACACAGACCATGGGCTGCTCGAGTTCGGCCTCCACGGCCTGCTCCCAGCTGTCGGGCAGCTTGGTGCCCTGGGAACTGAAGAACTTGATGCCGTTGTCGGCAAAGGCATTGTGGCTGGCGCTGATGACCACGCCGAGCGAGGCGCGCTGTGCACGCGTGAGGTAGGCCACAGCCGGGGTCGGGATCGGGCCGAGCAGGATCACGTCCACACCGGCAGAGTTGAAGCCGGACTCCAGCGCGCTTTCCAGCATGTAGCCGGAAATGCGGGTGTCCTTGCCGATGATGACGGTCGACCGCTGCGGGCTCTCGCGCTGCAGCACCCGGCCCACGGCATTGGCCAGCTTCATGACGAAATCCGCCGTCAGGGGGGAAGTGCCGACCGGACCACGAATGCCGTCGGTGCCGAAATACTTGCGTGCCTGGCTCATCGAATCTTTCCTGGATTTTTTTGGTTAATCTGTCGATTATCGCATTCGCACCGTGCCGGGAGCGAACACCAGATGAGCCGGCCGTGCGTCAGGCGGCCGACACCCGCGTCATGGCTTCCCATACCGCAAGCGCCTGGCGTGTGGCAGCCACGTCGTGCACGCGCACGATGCGTGCACCCTTCTCCACGGCCAGCAAGGCAGCAGCGACGCTGGCCAGGCTGCGTTCATGCGGCAGCAGACTGCAGCGGTGATCCACATCGGTGATGCCGGGTGGCAGCAGCTCCAGCACCGCGCCCAGGCTGGACTTGCGCGACCAGCCCGCCAGCACGGCATGGCCGCCCTCCTGCAGCACCGCCTGCTGCGCCAGCAGCGCCAGGTTCTGCGGCACCGTCTTGCCGAAGCCGATGCCCGGATCCAGCACGATGCGATCCTTGCTCACGCCCAGGCTGCGCAGCACGCTGGAACGTTTCTGCAGGAATTCGGCCACCTCGCGCACCACTTCCTCCACCGTGCCCTGCATGGGCTGCACCTGCATGCTTTGCGGATCGCGATGCATGTGCATCAGGCAGATGCCGCACTTGCCGTGCTGGGCGACCACCTGCTCACCATCCAGGCCATCCGGGCCGGATTTCCAGCGCAGCGCCCAGATGTCATTGATGATCGATGCCCCCGCGTCCAGCACCGCGCGCATCACCTCCGGCTTGTAGGTGTCGACCGAAATCGGCACCTTGTAGGCCACGGCGGCTTTCACCACCGGCAGCACGCGCTCCAGCTCCAGTTCAAGCGGTACGGCCGGCGAACCGGGACGGGTGGACTCGCCGCCGAAATCCAGGATCGTCGCGCCCTGATACAGCAGCGACTCGGCATGCAGCAAGGCACTGCCCGTGTCGGCATGCTGGCCGCCATCCGAAAAGGAATCGGGCGTCACGTTGACGATGCCCATGATGTGCGGGCGCTGCAGGTCCAGGCAGTAATCGCCAGCCTGCCACAGGGTTTGTTCGGTCATGGAAAGGATCTCCGGAAAACAAAAAAGCGGAGCCGGGGCTCCGCTGGGTGCGTGTGCTGCGCTTACACGCGGGTGGTGGGATTGGGCGTGGGCTTCACCTCGGGAGCGGGCGGCGCCGGCACGGTTGCCGGGGCGGTACCGCCGCCGGAGCCACCGTCGCCACGCGGGGGAACACGCGGCGCCCAGTCCTTGGGCGGCTGCGGCTGACGGCCTTCCATGATGGCATCGAGCTGCTCGCTGTCGATGGTTTCCCACTCGAGCAGGGCCTTGGCCATGGCGTGCATCTTGTCGCTGTGCTCCTCGATCAGGCGGCGCGCCAGATCGTACTGTTCGTCGATGATGCGGCGCACTTCCTCGTCCACCTTGCGCATGGTCTCTTCACTCATGTGCGTGGTCTTGGTGACGCTGCGGCCCAGGAACACCTCGCCCTCGTTCTCGGCATACACCATGGGGCCCAGGCGCTCGCTCATGCCGTACTTCATCACCATGTCGCGGGCCAGGTTGGTGGCGCGCTCGAAGTCGTTGCTGGCACCCGTGGTCATCTGGTGCATGAAGACTTCCTCGGCGATGCGGCCGCCGAACAGCATGCTGATCTGGTTCAGCATGTATTCGCGATCGTAGCTGTAGCGGTCCTGCTCGGGCAGGCTCATGGTCACGCCCAGCGCACGGCCGCGCGGGATGATGGTGACCTTGTGCACCGGATCGCACTTGGGCAGCAGACGGCCGATCAGGGCATGGCCGGACTCATGGTAGGCCGTGTTGCGGCGCTCCTCCTCGGGCATGACCATGCTCTTGCGCTCGGGACCCATCAGGATCTTGTCCTTGGCCTTCTCGAAGTCCTGCATCTCGACCAGACGGGCGCTGCGGCGGGCGGCCATCAGGGCAGCCTCGTTGCACAGGTTGGCCAGATCCGCACCGCTCATGCCGGGCGTACCACGGGCAATGACGGCAGCATTCACGTCCGGGCCAACCGGAATCTTGCGCATATGCACGTTCAGGATCTGTTCGCGGCCGCGGATGTCGGGCAGCGACACATAGACCTGGCGGTCGAAACGGCCCGGGCGCAGCAGAGCGGCGTCCAGGATGTCGGGACGGTTGGTGGCAGCCACCACGATCACGCCGAGGTTGGTCTCGAAACCATCCATCTCGACCAGCATCTGGTTGAGGGTCTGCTCGCGTTCGTCGTTGCCGCCGCCCAAGCCGGCGCCACGCTGGCGGCCGACGGCGTCGATCTCGTCGATGAAGATGATGCAGGGGGCATTTTTCTTGGCATTCTCGAACATGTCGCGCACGCGGGCAGCACCCACGCCGACGAACATCTCGACGAAGTCGGAGCCGGAGATGCTGAAGAACGGCACCTTGGCTTCACCCGCGATGGACTTGGCCAGCAGCGTCTTGCCGGTACCGGGCGGACCGACCAGCAGCAGGCCACGCGGAATGCGGCCGCCGAGCTTCTGGAATTTCTGCGGATCCTTCAGGAAGTCGACCACTTCCTTCACTTCTTCCTTGGCCTCGTCACAGCCGGCCACATCGGCAAAGGTGACAGAGTTGTTGTTCTCGTCGAGCATGCGCGCCTTGCTCTTGCCGAAGCTGAAGGCACCGCCCTTGCCACCGCCCTGCATCTGGCGCATGAAGTACACCCACACGGCAATCAGCAGCAGCATCGGGCCCCAGCTGATCAGCAGGCTGCCCAGCAGCGAGCCTTCCTCGCGCTGCTTCACGTCGAACTTGACGCCGGCATTCAGCAGATCACCGATCAGGCCACGATCCAGATAGGTGGCCGTGGTGCGAATGCGGCGATCCTCGTTGGTGACGGCCACGATCTCGGTAGTGCCGCCAGAACCTTCCTGAATGGTGGCGCTCTTGATCTTGCGGTTATGCACGTCGGCAATGAAATCCGAATAGGCCACGTTGCTGGAGCCGGCCGGTCCGCGCGCATCGAACTGCTTGAAGACGGTGAACAGCACCATGGCCACCACCATCCATACAGCTATCTTGGAAAACCATTGCTTGTTCAAAACCAGACTCCAATACCAATGCAAAACTGGGCACAGTCATGCCGACAGTGCCCATATGGGGGCATTTTAGGACTTTCAAGGCGGATCGCCTGTACCATTTTGTGCGCGTAACCCCTCAATCCGTGCGGTATTGTCCCGGTTTCAGGCTGCAGCAGGCTGCTTCAGCCGCATGCCGACGATGAAAGTCTCCGAAGACTTGTCGCGCGATGCCTTGGGCTTGACCGGCTTGACCACCTGGAAATGCTCCTTGAACAGCTTGACCAGCTGGCTGTAGCCACTGCCATGGAACACCTTGGTTACCAGTGCGCCCTCGGGCTTGAGGTGGCCCTGCGAGAACTCGATGGCCAGCTCGATCAGGTGCGCCACACGCGCCGAATCGGCCGATTCCACGCCGGACAGGTTGGGCGCCATGTCGGACACTACCACGTCCACCTTGCGTCCCTGCAGCGTGGACTGTAGCTGCTGCAGCACATCTTCCTCCCGAAAATCGCCCTGCAGGAACTCCACGCCCTCGATCGGCTGCATGGGCAGGATGTCGAGTGCGATAATCCTGCCATTGAGTGCGCCGACTGCCGCCCCGTCGGGTGACAGCTTGCGCCGCACATACTGGCTCCAGGCGCCCGGCGCCGAGCCCAGATCCACCACCAGGTCACCTGGCTTGATCAGGTGCAGGGATTCGTCGATTTCCTTCAGCTTGTAGGCAGCACGGGCACGGTAGCCCTCCTTCTGCGCCAGTTTCACGTACGGGTCGTTGACATGGTCGTTGAGCCATGCCTTGTTGACTTTCTTGCTCTTGGTTTTGACTTTCATCGGATTTTCCGGCGCAACCGCCGATTCACTGTTTTGAGGATAATACCCCCATGCCGCAAATTGTATTGACCGTGCAGGAGCGCAAGGCGCACCGTGCAGAAGCCCATCACCTGTCGCCCGTCGTGATGATCGGCGCCGATGGCCTCACCCCGGCCGTGCTGAAGGAGACCGACGCCGCCCTCAACGCCCATGGCCTGATCAAGATCCGTGTGCTGGGCGACGACCGCGCCGCACGCGACGCCATGTACCAGCAACTGGCAGACGAACTCAACGCCGCGCCGATCCAGCACATCGGCAAGCTGCTGGTGCTGTGGCGCCCGCAGCCCGAGAAGGAGCGCGAGGTCGACGAGGACCGCATGCCCGGCCCGCGCGAGATCAAGGTGATCAAGAACAGCAAGCGCGGCGGACAGCGTCCCGAAGTGCGCATGGTACGCGTTCTGGGCAATGAGCGCCTGACACCCGGCGGCAAGATCAAGCGCGCCAAGCCGCGCCAGACTTCCGTCAAGAAACGCCAGGGCGACTGATGAGCGAGCAGCAGCGCCTCATCCTGTGCATGAAATGGGGCAAGAAGTACGGCCCCGAGTACGTCAACCGCCTGTATGCCATGGTGCGCCGCCACCTGACGGGCGATTTCCGTTTCGTCTGCCTGACCGATGACGGCCAAGGCATACGCTCCGAGGTGGAATGCTACCCGATTCCCCCGCTGGACCTGCCTCCCGGCATTCCGGAGCGTGGCTGGAACAAGCTGACCACCTTCACGGCCGACCTGCACGGGCTGCAGGGCACTGCCCTGTTCCTGGACGTGGACGTGGTCATCACCGGCTCGCTGGACGAATTCTTCACCTATCCGGGCGAATTCGTGATCATCCACGACTACAAGCGTCCGTGGCGCATCACCGGCAACTCCTCGGTGTATCGCTTCAAGGTCGGTGCGCATCCGGACGTGCTGGATTATTTCCGCAAGCACTTTGCCGAAATCCGCAAGCAATACCGCAACGAACAGGCCTACCTGTCCGACGTGCTGCACAAGCAGGGCAAGCTGAGCTACTGGCCCAAGGCCTGGTGCCCGAGCTTCAAGTACCACTGCATTCCGAACTGGCCCACCAACTTCTGGAATCCGCCCTTCGTGCCCAAGGATGCGCGCGTGGTGATTTTCCACGGCGAATGCAATCCGCCGGATGCCCTCGCCGGCCGCCGCAACCGCCGCTTCCGCTTCATCAAGCCCGCGCTGTGGGTGGATGAGCACTGGCGCGAGTAAGGCAGGCTGGCAGCCGCTGTGCCAGGCTCAGCCCCAAACGACAAAGCCAGCTTCCCAGCTGGCTTCATTGTTTCCGGATCAGCAGTGACGGCAGACCGGCCCGGATACAGTCAGCATCAGCGACAGCAGGCCTGGCTATCAGGGTGCTTCCTGCTCGCCCTCTTCCGGCGCCTTGCTGATGCGCACGAACCAGCGCGAGCCCAGAATGCCGACTTCGTACAGCAGGCACATGGGAATGGCCAACGCCAGTTGCGACAGCACGTCCGGCGGCGTGACAATGGCCGCCACCACGAAGGCCAGCACGATGAAGTAGCCGCGGAAGGACTTGAGTTTCTCGATGGTGACCATCTCGAAACGCACCAGCAGCATCACCACGATGGGCACCTGGAACGCCAGCGCAAACGCCAGATAGAGCGACAGGATGGCCTGCACATAGGAAGCAACATCCGGCGTGGCGGCCACAGAAGCCGGCGTGAAGTGCTGGATGAAGTTGAACATCTTGTCCAGCACGAAGAACTGCACGAAGGCAATGCCGCAGTAGGCGAGCAGGCTGCCGAATATGATCAGCGGCAGCGCAAAGCGTTTTTCGTGCGTGTACAGGCCCGGCGCCACGAAGGCCCACATCTGGTACATGATCCAGGGCAAGGCGCCCAGCACCGCCACCATCATCAGCACCTTGAGCGGGATGAAGAAGGGCGAGAACACGTCCACCGCAATCAGCTTGGCATCGGGCGGCATGTGGGCACGGATGGGCTGGGCAACGAAATTGAGCAGGCCGTCGGGACCCGGGAAAAAGGCCAGAACCAGTGCGACGGCAGCAATACCATAGATGGCATACAACAAGCGGTCGCGCAGCTCGATCAGGTGCTCGACGAAGGGCTGTTCGGTGCCAGCCAGTTCATCGTCCTTGGAATTGGGGTCGGCCATGGTGGGTCAGTGAAATCGTTCTGGCAGTGCTTTGCGCCAGGGGCGCAGCTGCCGGGCTGCCGGTTCGGGCATGGGGGGATCAGAAGCGCTTTTTCGGGCGATGGCGCGCCACGCGTGCCGCACCCGATTGCACATGCGTGCGCACGCCGTTCTGCATCTTGTACCAGCGCGGCATCGCACCACGCTTGACACGCCAGTTCTTGCGCGGCGGCGTGTAGACGGCGGGACGCGGCGAAAACCAGCTGCGGTCGGCATCGGCTTCGGGGTCGGCGGAGGTGAAGTCGCTCTCGGACGGCATGGCGCCTTCGAGGTCGCTGCGCACGGTACTGGCGGTTTTCTCGAAGCTCTGCTCCACGTCGCGGGCAGCGCTTTCGACCGAATCCTTCATCTTGCGCAACTCGTCCAGCTCCATGGAGCGGCTGACCTCGGCCTTGACGTCGTTGACGTAGCGTTGCGCCTTGCCCAGCAAGGTGCCGACGGTACGTGCCACACGCGGGAGCTTTTCCGGCCCGATGACGATCAACGCCACCGTGCCGATCAAGGCCAGCTTGGAAATGCCGAGGTCAATCACGACGCGCCCTGCTCCTCACGCATCAGGACTTGGTCTTGGCTTCCACGTCGATGGCGCTGTCCTGCGCACCGGACGTCTTGTTGGCCACCTTGGGCTGTTCGCCAGCGGGGGTTTCCGGCTCGCTGCCGTCCTTCATGCCGTCCTTGAAGCCCTTGACGGCGCCGCCCAGGTCGGAACCGATGTTCTTCAGCTTCTTGGTACCAAAGATCATGACCACGATCAGCAGCACGATCAGCCAGTGCCAGATGGAAAAAGAACCCATGATGAATCTCCTGTTTCAGTAAATGCGATTGTACGTGTGCCGCGCGTGCCGTGCCGGCCGCCGTTGTTGCAGAACCTTGGCCGGCGTCAGGCCTTTGCCATCAGCCCTTGAGCCAGGGGCGCGGCCCGCCGATGACATGAACGTGCAGGTGGTGCACCTCCTGCCCGCCCTGCTCGCCGGTGTTGATGACGATGCGGTAGCCCCCTTGCGGATAGGGCTCGCAACCCTGTTCCAGCGCCAGCTTGGGCGCCAGCGTCATGATGCGGCCCATCAGGCCGGCGTCGGCCTCGGTGAGCGAGGCCATGGAGGGAATGTGGCGCTTGGGGATGATCAGGAAATGCACGGGCGCCCACGGCGAAATGTCGTGGAAAGCAAACAGTTCGTCATCCTCGTACACCTTGCGGGAAGAAATTTCGCCAGCGGCGATCTTGCAGAAGATGCAATCCGGATGCTTGTCCATGGGGATTTTCTGAGTGTCTGTCATCCGCGCATTATCGGACAGGTTCATGACAAGTTGTCACAAACCTGTATCGCAGCATTCACACACCCACCGGGCGGTTGTCGTTCATGGCGACCATGCCGCGCACGATGCGGTACAGGAACCAGATGGACACGATCGCCCAGGCCAGCATGCCCGGCAGCAACAACAGCAGGAACAGCGGGCTGGTCACCACGTACAGCACACCGGCCCACACCACGGAACGGATGCGCCAGGAGAAATGGCTTTCCTGCCAGGTGCCCGCGGCATCATCCTTCTTGACCAGATCGATCACGAACGCCACGATCAGCAGCGCGATACTGACCTGGAAACCCGGCACCACGGCCGCCACGGCCACGATCAGGTGCAGCAGGTAGCTGATCCAGCCCACGGTCTTCAGACCTTCGGCACGCTGCAGCGCGGCGCTGTCGGCCTGGGCCGCGGCCGAGCCGAAGCCGGTGCCGTTGGGCAGCTGCTGGCGGGTTTCGCGGGCTTTCACGTCGATCACATCATTCATCTCGCGCCTCCGTGCGGATTGCTCCGCCTGTTGCGCCCGCAACCGTGCGGGCTAGCCAGCCGGACGGCTGGCCTTCTCTTCAATGCCACTGATCCCCTCGCGGCGTGCAAGTTCCGCGACGACATCTTCCGGCCTCAGACCATAGTGCGTGAGTGCGACCATGGTGTGAAACCACAGGTCGGCCACTTCGTACACCAGCTTGGACTTGTCCGCGCCGGCATCCACGTCCTTGGCTGCCATCACCGTTTCGGTGGCCTCCTCGCCGATCTTCTTGAGAAAGGCATCGGGCCCCTTGTGCAACAGCCTGGCCACGTAGCTGGTTTCGGGATTCCCACCGCTGGATGGCAGGCGCGATTCCAGCACATCGGCCACGCGTGCGAGGATTTCGGTGGAGATCATCATCTCTGCCCCTTACTTGTAGATGGTTTCCGGGTCTTTCAAGACCGGATCGACGGCCTGCCACTGGCCATTTTGCAAGCTCTGGTAAAAGCAGCTGTGGCGGCCGGTGTGGCAGGCAATGCCGGGCTCGTGCCCGGTCTGCGTGATCTTGAGCAGCACCACGTCGTTGTCGCAATCGAGGCGGATGGCGTGCACGGTCTGCACGTGGCCGCTCTCTTCGCCCTTGAACCAGAGCTTGTTGCGCGAGCGGCTGAAATACACCGCGCGGCCCAGCTCGGCCGTTTTCTGCAGCGCTTCGCGGTTCATCCAGGCGAACATCATCACGTCGCCACTCGAGGCTTCCTGGGCAATCACCGGCACCAGGCCGCTGGCGTCCCATTGCACGGCGTCCAGCCAGTCGATCGGGTTTGTCATCGAAGAAATCCTTTGTGAAATCGGCAGGATCCGGCTCCGTCTGGCGGGCCGGCGCCGGGGCGTTGCCCCTGCGGAGAATCAGAGGCGCACGGGAATGCCGCGTGCCCGCAGATGCTCCTTGGCCTGCTGCACGGTGTATTCGCCGTAGTGGAAGATACTGGCAGCCAGCACGGCATCGGCACCGCCCTGCTGCACGCCGTCGGCCAGATGGTCGAGGTTGCCCACACCGCCCGAGGCGATCACCGGCACGTTGACGGCATCGCTGACCGCGCGTGTCAGTTCCAGGTCGAAACCGCTCTTGGTGCCGTCGCGGTCCATGCTGGTGAGCAGGATTTCGCCGGCACCGTAGTCGGCCATCTGGCGCGCCCAGGTGACGGCATCCAGATCGGTGTTCTTGCGACCGCCATGGCTGTAGACGTCCCAGCCCTGGCCGCGCGCGGCGATGTCTTCGGGAGCAACGCGGCGCTTGGCATCGATCGCCACCACGATGCACTGGGAACCGTAGCGGCCGGAGGTTTCGCGGATGACGTCCGGATTGGCAATGGCGGCCGAGTTGAAGCTGGTCTTGTCGGCGCCGGCGTTGAGCAGGCGGCGCACATCGTCCACCGTGCGCACGCCGCCGCCCACCGTCAGCGGAATGAAGACCTGGCTGGCCACGTCCTCGATGATGTGCAGGATCAGGTCGCGGCCATCGCTGGTAGCGGTGATGTCGAGAAACGTGAGCTCATCAGCGCCCTGCTCGTTGTAGCGCGCGGCAATTTCCACTGGATCGCCGGCATCGCGCAGTTCAACGAAATTGACGCCCTTGACCACGCGGCCACCGGTAACGTCCAGACAGGGAATGATGCGTTTGGCTAACATGCGTCGATTGTAGCGGCAGCTTTTGGCGTAGCGGCCTGCAGGCCCTGCGCCGGTGTGGGATAGCGCAGCACCAGACCCAGTTCGCGCTTGAGGCGGCGGTTGTGCAGGCGGCGCGATTCCTGCATGAAGCTCAGCAGTGTGGCCGGCAGTTGCTCTCGGGCCTGCTCCAGCGGCAGACGCGGCGGGCGCGGCAGGCCGTACAGGTCGGCAGCCAGGTCGAAATAATCGCCCATGCGGCTGCAGGAGTCGTCGTTGGCGTTGTAGACGCGCTGGGGGGCTCCCTTCCACAAGGCGCGCAGACAGGCGCGTGCCAGGTCATCGGCGTGGATGTGATTGGTGAATACATCGTCCTGCTGCACCAGCACCGGGGTGCCGCGCAACAGGCGCTCGCGCGGCGTGCCTCCTTCGCGGTCGGGCGCGTAGATGCCGGGGATGCGCAGGATGCACACCGCCGGCAGGCCCATGCCGGCGCAGCCCCACTGGCGCAAGGC
The DNA window shown above is from Brachymonas denitrificans and carries:
- a CDS encoding fumarylacetoacetate hydrolase family protein, yielding MTTPLFPPPSAPLVPIAGSTQAFPVHRIYCVGRNYEDHAKEMGFTGREPPFFFMKPADAVLVASGDTPTPLPYPTLTENLHHEVELVVAIGKGGSNIPAAEAMKHVYGYAVGLDMTRRDLQNAMKKDGRPWCIGKGFDASAPIGAIVPAAEAGNVAQAGISLTVNGETRQNSTVGKLIWSIAETIEHLSRAWALQPGDLIYTGTPEGVGAVVRGDVLEARIDGLPPVHLRVA
- a CDS encoding NUDIX hydrolase; its protein translation is MFTPTHQPPRTQTLYCRHCGHATEERVPPDDITARSVCPACGTIHYVNPLVVVGTVPFLGDKVLLCKRNIEPRKGKWTLPAGFMELNETTAEGAGRETVEEAGAEFDMGALFGVMNVPRVGQVHVFYLCQLHHDRFEPGTETMEARLFAEEEIPWDEIAFLTVRHMLQAYFEDRRRGVFDVHTMDFSVKDFPPDRKPAG
- a CDS encoding GNAT family N-acetyltransferase — protein: MTLERDSAASPAFSAERGGAARQEPAFWVALADYGNPVHAQAVVDVLDAYARDPAGGGKGLTETVKQGLVAAMARRPDAFSVLAWDASAAGSPRAIGLINCFEGFSTFAARPLVNVHDVAVLQAYRGQGVAQSMLALVEQEARRRGACKLTLEVLEGNRPAMRLYQREGFAPYALDPAWGTAVMMQKKL
- the glmM gene encoding phosphoglucosamine mutase, whose amino-acid sequence is MSQARKYFGTDGIRGPVGTSPLTADFVMKLANAVGRVLQRESPQRSTVIIGKDTRISGYMLESALESGFNSAGVDVILLGPIPTPAVAYLTRAQRASLGVVISASHNAFADNGIKFFSSQGTKLPDSWEQAVEAELEQPMVCVEPEKLGKTWRLKDAAGRYVEFCKGSFANDLSLHGLRIVVDAAHGAAYQIAPMVFHELGAEVISIGCQPDGLNINKGCGATHPEALVEAVKQHRADYGVALDGDADRLQMVDASGRLFNGDELVYLLAMDRVAQGRVVEGVVGTLMTNMAIEQALNEKGVDLVRAKVGDRYVLEELQKRGWLIGGESSGHILVLDEHSTGDGLVSALQVLQAVARSRQTMAELLQDASLFPQTMINVRMAPGTPWQHSASLQQAINDAETALGSDGRVLIRASGTEPVLRVMVEAREKALADSWAKLIADTVPAA
- the folP gene encoding dihydropteroate synthase yields the protein MTEQTLWQAGDYCLDLQRPHIMGIVNVTPDSFSDGGQHADTGSALLHAESLLYQGATILDFGGESTRPGSPAVPLELELERVLPVVKAAVAYKVPISVDTYKPEVMRAVLDAGASIINDIWALRWKSGPDGLDGEQVVAQHGKCGICLMHMHRDPQSMQVQPMQGTVEEVVREVAEFLQKRSSVLRSLGVSKDRIVLDPGIGFGKTVPQNLALLAQQAVLQEGGHAVLAGWSRKSSLGAVLELLPPGITDVDHRCSLLPHERSLASVAAALLAVEKGARIVRVHDVAATRQALAVWEAMTRVSAA
- the ftsH gene encoding ATP-dependent zinc metalloprotease FtsH, with the translated sequence MNKQWFSKIAVWMVVAMVLFTVFKQFDARGPAGSSNVAYSDFIADVHNRKIKSATIQEGSGGTTEIVAVTNEDRRIRTTATYLDRGLIGDLLNAGVKFDVKQREEGSLLGSLLISWGPMLLLIAVWVYFMRQMQGGGKGGAFSFGKSKARMLDENNNSVTFADVAGCDEAKEEVKEVVDFLKDPQKFQKLGGRIPRGLLLVGPPGTGKTLLAKSIAGEAKVPFFSISGSDFVEMFVGVGAARVRDMFENAKKNAPCIIFIDEIDAVGRQRGAGLGGGNDEREQTLNQMLVEMDGFETNLGVIVVAATNRPDILDAALLRPGRFDRQVYVSLPDIRGREQILNVHMRKIPVGPDVNAAVIARGTPGMSGADLANLCNEAALMAARRSARLVEMQDFEKAKDKILMGPERKSMVMPEEERRNTAYHESGHALIGRLLPKCDPVHKVTIIPRGRALGVTMSLPEQDRYSYDREYMLNQISMLFGGRIAEEVFMHQMTTGASNDFERATNLARDMVMKYGMSERLGPMVYAENEGEVFLGRSVTKTTHMSEETMRKVDEEVRRIIDEQYDLARRLIEEHSDKMHAMAKALLEWETIDSEQLDAIMEGRQPQPPKDWAPRVPPRGDGGSGGGTAPATVPAPPAPEVKPTPNPTTRV
- a CDS encoding RlmE family RNA methyltransferase, with the protein product MKVKTKSKKVNKAWLNDHVNDPYVKLAQKEGYRARAAYKLKEIDESLHLIKPGDLVVDLGSAPGAWSQYVRRKLSPDGAAVGALNGRIIALDILPMQPIEGVEFLQGDFREEDVLQQLQSTLQGRKVDVVVSDMAPNLSGVESADSARVAHLIELAIEFSQGHLKPEGALVTKVFHGSGYSQLVKLFKEHFQVVKPVKPKASRDKSSETFIVGMRLKQPAAA